A part of Candidatus Bathyarchaeia archaeon genomic DNA contains:
- a CDS encoding metalloregulator ArsR/SmtB family transcription factor: MHTAVFEILADPTRRRIVEVLRSGEHAVNDIVEKVGIDQSGVSRHLHILQDAGFVQVHPEGPKRLYSLRPEPFRVLDAWLRPYKQNMQESFSRLDAHLERMKKKEVK, encoded by the coding sequence ATGCATACCGCTGTGTTCGAGATACTTGCCGACCCTACGCGCCGGCGTATCGTCGAGGTTCTCCGGAGTGGCGAACACGCGGTAAACGATATCGTTGAAAAAGTCGGCATCGACCAATCGGGCGTCTCCCGCCACCTGCACATACTCCAAGACGCCGGCTTCGTCCAGGTCCACCCGGAGGGCCCCAAACGCCTCTACTCCCTCCGCCCAGAACCTTTCCGGGTGCTAGACGCCTGGCTTAGACCATACAAGCAGAACATGCAAGAGAGCTTCAGCAGACTGGACGCCCACCTTGAACGGATGAAGAAGAAGGAGGTGAAATGA